One Candidatus Desulfatibia profunda genomic window, GACGATCAAGCGCATCACGTTTGTGCAGGAGCTTTTAAATTTCATGGGATTGGGCGGCCGCCTGCACCTGGACTGGATATCCTCGGCCGAGGCCCACAAGTTTGTCCGGGTGGTTACCGGTTTTACTGAAAAAGTCAGGGCGCTGGGCCCGAGTCCCTTGACGGGTAAACTTGAACTGAACGCCATCGCGAGAGACTGCGAAGCGGCACAGGAAGCCCT contains:
- a CDS encoding hydrogenase iron-sulfur subunit, whose translation is MTIKRITFVQELLNFMGLGGRLHLDWISSAEAHKFVRVVTGFTEKVRALGPSPLTGKLELNAIARDCEAAQEALSVEGG